GGTTGGTTCCAGACGTACTTGGACCTCTGCAGCCGAAGGTGGTCCAAAGTCAAGCGTGCGGAGGTTGCCGATGCGGAGTTGGTCGGTGAGGATTCAAGCGTGAGATGATTTTCATGGTGATCGATCCCTATCCGGGGATCCCGAACCTTTCCCGGAGGGCGTTGTTCACTTCGATGATCCGTTCCTGGACCACCAGGAAGGAATTCCCTTCTGCGTCGATGATCTTCTTCTGCTCCTTCACGAAGTCCGTGATGTCCTGGATGGATTGGATGTGACGCTCGTTGAACTCCTCCAAAGCCTTGTTCTTGATCCCGATCTGGATAGCCCTGCGCTGGAGTTTGGCCCCCGAGAAATCGTGGTCCGGATCCCATTGGAGGCGGACATCGCTTCGGTCCAGCTGTTGGCGCCACTGGGCTTCGTCTCCATGGAAGGGATGGGGGACGGTGGAGACTCCCTGGGCCAGGAGTTCTTCGAAGCCGGAAAATGTCATCTCGATGGCCAGGACCCTGGTCTGGTTGGCATCCTTGGCTCCCCAACCGCAGCGGTACATCATCCAAAGGAAATTGGGTTTGATCCACGTCATGCG
This DNA window, taken from Fibrobacterota bacterium, encodes the following:
- a CDS encoding DUF4291 domain-containing protein — protein: MNLPTTPYSRYEEGLPQEGNWILGHRTGSSIFVYQAFNDRIADHAVQHQRFGGPHYSFSRMTWIKPNFLWMMYRCGWGAKDANQTRVLAIEMTFSGFEELLAQGVSTVPHPFHGDEAQWRQQLDRSDVRLQWDPDHDFSGAKLQRRAIQIGIKNKALEEFNERHIQSIQDITDFVKEQKKIIDAEGNSFLVVQERIIEVNNALRERFGIPG